One region of Quercus lobata isolate SW786 chromosome 2, ValleyOak3.0 Primary Assembly, whole genome shotgun sequence genomic DNA includes:
- the LOC115974129 gene encoding probable isoaspartyl peptidase/L-asparaginase 2, whose amino-acid sequence MGGWAIAVHGGAGVDPNLPPHRQEEAKKLLTRCLNLGISALRSNDSAIDVVELVVRELETDPLFNSGRGSALAANGTVEMEASIMDGNGRRCGAVSGLTTVKNPVSLARLVMDKSPHSYLAFSGAEDFARQQGLELVENEYFITEENVGMLKLAKEANTIVFDYRIPAVGSETCGAVAESPLQMNGLPISVYAPETVGCVVVDNQGRCAAATSTGGLMNKMNGRIGDSPLIGAGTYACNLCGVSCTGEGEAIIRGTLAREVAAVMEYKGLGLQEAVDFVIKERLDEGFAGLIAVSNKGDVACGFNTTGMFRGCATEDGYMEVNIWE is encoded by the exons ATGGGTGGTTGGGCTATTGCGGTGCATGGTGGTGCTGGTGTGGACCCAAATCTCCCACCCCACCGTCAAGAAGAGGCCAAAAAACTCCTTACTCGTTGCCTCAATCTTGGCATCTCCGCTCTTCGCTCTAACGACTCAGCCATCGATGTCGTCGAGCTCGTT GTTAGAGAACTGGAAACTGATCCTCTGTTTAATTCTGGCCGTGGATCTGCACTAGCGGCGAATGGAACGGTGGAGATGGAAGCCAGTATCATGGATGGAAATGGAAGACGATGCGGCGCCGTTTCGGGTTTGACCACGGTTAAGAACCCGGTCTCTCTTGCCCGACTCGTTATGGACAAATCTCCCCACTCCTACTTAGCCTTCTCCGGTGCCGAAGATTTCGCCCGACAACAG gGTTTGGAGCTTGTGGAGAATGAGTACTTCATCACTGAAGAAAACGTGGGAATGCTCAAATTGGCAAAGGAAGCTAACACCATTGTG TTTGATTACAGAATCCCAGCCGTTGGATCTGAAACATGCGGTGCAGTAGCGGAGAGTCCATTGCAGATGAACGGGCTCCCAATAAGCGTGTATGCTCCAGAGACAGTAGGGTGCGTGGTTGTTGACAATCAGGGCCGTTGCGCTGCTGCCACGTCAACAGGAGGATTGATGAACAAAATGAACGGTCGGATCGGTGACTCACCACTGATTGGAGCTGGGACCTACGCTTGTAATTTATGTGGGGTCTCATGCACCGGTGAGGGTGAGGCTATCATACGTGGGACCCTGGCTCGTGAGGTGGCGGCTGTGATGGAATACAAGGGTTTGGGCCTTCAAGAGGCTGTGGACTTTGTGATCAAAGAGAGACTTGATGAAGGGTTTGCTGGGCTTATTGCTGTGTCAAATAAGGGTGACGTGGCATGTGGGTTTAACACTACTGGCATGTTTAGGGGTTGTGCTACCGAGGATGGGTACATGGAGGTTAATATTTGGGAATAG